A single window of Actinoallomurus bryophytorum DNA harbors:
- a CDS encoding DNA-binding response regulator, with protein MPNDQVITVRGESELRERAGHLFAGVQEEFLCAATDLNTWSHPESRVTISQRLRTPLSNGVVVRKLYTAVALADDEQRDHLLQIAAAGAQIRICDAGLPHETIIIDRRVLFLAGPGAPGDREFTVTTSPALIDPVHALFDATWETAVPLADRQELPLLGPDARDILRSLGAGLTDEVAARRLGISLRTYRRRVAELMRTLDSESRFQAGLRAGELGIT; from the coding sequence GTGCCGAACGACCAGGTCATCACCGTCCGTGGTGAGAGCGAGCTCCGCGAGCGTGCCGGGCACCTGTTCGCCGGGGTGCAAGAGGAGTTCCTGTGCGCCGCGACCGACCTGAACACCTGGTCGCACCCGGAGTCGCGCGTCACCATCTCCCAGCGCTTGCGTACGCCGCTGAGCAACGGCGTCGTCGTACGCAAGCTCTACACCGCGGTCGCGCTGGCCGACGACGAACAGCGCGACCATCTGCTCCAGATCGCCGCGGCGGGAGCCCAGATCCGCATCTGCGACGCCGGCCTCCCCCACGAGACGATCATCATCGACCGGCGGGTGTTGTTCCTCGCCGGTCCGGGCGCGCCCGGCGACCGTGAGTTCACCGTGACGACGTCCCCGGCGCTGATCGACCCGGTGCACGCACTGTTCGACGCCACCTGGGAGACCGCCGTACCGCTCGCCGACCGGCAGGAACTCCCGCTGCTCGGCCCGGACGCCCGCGACATCCTCCGCTCCCTCGGCGCCGGCCTCACCGACGAGGTCGCCGCCCGGCGCCTGGGCATCTCCCTGCGCACCTACCGCAGGCGCGTCGCCGAGCTGATGAGGACTCTCGACTCCGAGTCCCGCTTCCAGGCCGGCCTGCGCGCGGGTGAACTCGGCATCACCTGA
- a CDS encoding mechanosensitive ion channel domain-containing protein, which translates to MNQTQVVDQLAEQVAKVRRRARPWRSIFALLLALFAMVGSILAREQSRDLDDKLPLELVAAGCAAAFFVFGFVATLGLSGRARDILLPRVGNAHATMVRLLIVLVGALTTLVLTLQLFDLPVGQLVLGGALTGVLVGIAAQQTLANLFAGIILLLSKPFVVGDDVRLWSGPLGGEFDGTVMEIGLTYVRLEAANGEFRLPNAQVLSSAVGPRDTNAPATATATATGAVTATAQAVPAGADATQAEPGPIQTAPVAAQTVHTEGESGPR; encoded by the coding sequence TTGAACCAGACGCAGGTGGTCGACCAACTGGCGGAGCAGGTGGCCAAGGTGCGGAGACGGGCGAGGCCGTGGCGGTCGATCTTCGCGCTCCTGCTGGCCCTGTTCGCCATGGTCGGGTCGATCCTCGCACGCGAACAGTCCCGCGATCTGGACGACAAGCTCCCGCTGGAGCTCGTCGCGGCGGGCTGCGCCGCGGCGTTCTTCGTGTTCGGCTTCGTCGCCACCCTGGGCCTGTCCGGCCGGGCGCGCGACATCCTGCTGCCGCGCGTCGGCAACGCACACGCGACGATGGTGCGGCTGCTGATCGTGCTGGTCGGCGCGCTCACCACCCTCGTGCTGACCCTGCAGCTGTTCGACCTGCCCGTGGGCCAGCTCGTCCTGGGCGGCGCGCTGACCGGTGTGCTCGTCGGGATCGCCGCTCAGCAGACGCTCGCCAACCTGTTCGCCGGCATCATCCTGCTGCTGTCCAAGCCGTTCGTCGTGGGCGACGACGTGCGACTGTGGTCCGGGCCGCTCGGCGGGGAGTTCGACGGGACCGTGATGGAGATCGGCCTCACCTACGTACGCCTGGAGGCGGCGAACGGGGAGTTCCGGCTGCCCAACGCCCAGGTGCTGTCGTCGGCGGTCGGGCCGCGCGACACCAACGCCCCGGCGACCGCCACCGCCACCGCCACGGGAGCCGTGACGGCGACGGCCCAGGCGGTACCGGCCGGGGCCGATGCCACCCAGGCCGAGCCCGGCCCGATCCAGACCGCGCCGGTCGCGGCCCAGACCGTCCACACCGAGGGCGAGTCCGGGCCGCGCTGA
- a CDS encoding fatty acid desaturase family protein, which translates to MTSRVESTVGATRGSDYAVLCRKIKDAGLLKRRPGYYTAKIIANTVLLLAGFVAFALLGRSWYQLLVAAFLAFVFTQIAFVGHDAGHRQIAGSRRVNDLLGVLHGNLLIGLSFGWWVSKHNRHHANPNHEGRDPDLGGGSVLALTASQGESRRGLTGRVLARAQAFLFFPLLLLEGLHLHAASVRALMGGPARRSRAVEALLLGGHVVGYLTVLFVVLSPLQAVAFILVHQCLFGLYMGCSFAPNHKGMPIITDESKLDFLRRQVLTSRNIRGGWFTDFALGGLNYQIEHHLFPSMPRPSLRRAQRFVRDHCRLHDLPYLESTLVGSYTQVLRHLHTVAAPLRTADAE; encoded by the coding sequence ATGACGTCGCGTGTCGAAAGCACGGTCGGCGCAACGCGTGGTAGCGACTACGCGGTGCTGTGCCGGAAGATCAAGGATGCGGGGCTGCTGAAGCGCCGTCCCGGCTACTACACCGCGAAGATCATCGCCAACACCGTCCTGTTGCTGGCCGGTTTTGTCGCCTTCGCCCTGTTGGGGCGCTCGTGGTACCAGCTCCTGGTGGCGGCGTTCCTCGCGTTCGTCTTCACCCAGATCGCGTTCGTCGGGCACGACGCGGGTCACCGTCAGATCGCCGGCTCCCGGCGGGTCAACGACCTGCTCGGGGTGCTGCACGGCAACCTGCTGATCGGGCTCAGCTTCGGCTGGTGGGTGAGCAAGCACAACCGGCATCACGCCAACCCCAACCACGAGGGCCGCGACCCCGACCTCGGCGGAGGCAGCGTCCTCGCCCTCACGGCCAGCCAGGGCGAGTCCCGTCGCGGTCTTACCGGCCGTGTACTGGCGCGGGCCCAGGCGTTCCTCTTCTTCCCGCTGCTTCTGCTCGAAGGCCTGCACCTGCACGCGGCGAGCGTACGTGCGCTGATGGGCGGCCCGGCGCGCCGCTCACGTGCGGTCGAGGCCCTGCTGCTGGGCGGGCACGTCGTGGGCTATCTGACGGTGCTGTTCGTCGTGCTCTCGCCGCTGCAGGCGGTGGCCTTCATCCTCGTGCACCAGTGTCTGTTCGGCCTGTACATGGGGTGCTCGTTCGCCCCGAACCACAAGGGCATGCCGATCATCACCGACGAGAGCAAGCTGGACTTCCTCCGCCGTCAGGTGCTGACGTCGCGCAACATCCGCGGCGGGTGGTTCACCGACTTCGCCCTGGGCGGGCTCAACTACCAGATCGAACACCACCTGTTCCCGAGCATGCCGCGGCCTTCGCTGCGGCGCGCGCAGCGGTTCGTCCGTGACCACTGCCGGCTGCACGACCTGCCGTACCTGGAGAGCACACTGGTCGGCTCGTACACCCAGGTTCTCCGCCATCTCCACACGGTGGCCGCGCCACTCCGCACCGCCGACGCCGAGTGA
- a CDS encoding alpha/beta fold hydrolase — translation MAIAVAGDGYRLWYDAVGDGPAIVLPARSRAEFAALGAALADQYRVVRYKPRSVVGVMEPEEEAGGSWEPSSFTAYPVGPEVADLHTVADAAGAGDFVLAGYSGMAALAAFLSPFSERATGLMIGGFPLLASCDYWLGFEEGARAALIQAGLPDKAAEHHLGRMFYREWGRRDDRPALAALPGPKIVWYGDRDCEPDCRMYDFVGGAAIARHIRAHADELRETGFELIEFEGQDHIGALATTDLVAPQLAAALSKTGW, via the coding sequence GTGGCGATCGCCGTCGCGGGTGACGGATACAGGCTGTGGTACGACGCGGTGGGCGATGGACCGGCCATCGTCCTTCCCGCCCGGTCTCGCGCGGAGTTCGCCGCTCTCGGCGCCGCGCTGGCCGATCAGTACCGGGTCGTCCGGTACAAGCCCCGGTCGGTCGTCGGAGTGATGGAGCCCGAGGAGGAGGCCGGCGGCTCGTGGGAGCCGTCGTCCTTCACCGCGTACCCCGTGGGGCCGGAGGTCGCCGATCTGCACACGGTGGCCGACGCCGCCGGTGCGGGCGACTTCGTCCTGGCCGGATACTCGGGCATGGCCGCTCTCGCGGCCTTCCTCTCCCCTTTCAGCGAGCGGGCGACGGGACTCATGATCGGCGGGTTCCCGCTGCTCGCGAGCTGTGATTACTGGCTCGGGTTCGAGGAGGGTGCGCGCGCCGCCCTGATCCAGGCGGGGCTGCCGGACAAGGCGGCCGAACACCACCTGGGCCGCATGTTCTACCGGGAGTGGGGCAGGCGCGACGACCGGCCCGCCCTGGCCGCCCTCCCGGGCCCGAAGATCGTTTGGTACGGCGACCGCGACTGCGAACCGGACTGCCGGATGTACGACTTCGTCGGCGGAGCGGCCATCGCGCGTCACATTCGCGCCCATGCGGACGAGCTGCGCGAGACGGGCTTCGAGTTGATCGAGTTCGAGGGACAGGACCACATCGGCGCCCTGGCGACGACGGACCTGGTCGCCCCGCAGCTGGCCGCCGCACTGTCCAAGACCGGTTGGTGA
- a CDS encoding pyridoxamine 5'-phosphate oxidase family protein yields the protein MAGEVAGLEPADAESEVPSGLPEDELGVMWDTVPRLLAQHRYLVLATADGDGRPWATPVFYAADGERRILWVSAPDSRHSRNIAARPDVAITVFDTHAPIGGAEALYLEATAEPVAADARVAALALLNTRVPASHRLGPEDLEPAGPLRVYQAVITSHFVLVRGGDTRFDNVTDARLPVTPPGPGTSPPRGSAARGATGKL from the coding sequence ATGGCAGGCGAAGTGGCAGGACTCGAACCGGCCGACGCGGAGTCGGAGGTCCCATCCGGCCTGCCCGAGGACGAGCTGGGCGTGATGTGGGACACCGTGCCACGGCTGCTCGCTCAGCATCGGTACCTCGTCCTCGCGACCGCCGACGGAGACGGTCGCCCGTGGGCCACCCCCGTTTTCTACGCGGCCGACGGCGAGCGCCGGATTCTGTGGGTGTCCGCACCGGACAGCCGGCATTCCCGCAACATCGCGGCGCGCCCGGACGTGGCCATCACGGTCTTCGACACGCACGCGCCCATCGGCGGGGCGGAGGCGCTCTACCTGGAGGCGACCGCCGAGCCGGTCGCGGCCGACGCTCGCGTCGCGGCCCTCGCCCTGCTCAACACCCGTGTGCCGGCCAGTCACCGGCTGGGCCCGGAGGACCTCGAACCGGCGGGGCCGCTGCGCGTCTACCAGGCCGTGATCACCAGCCACTTCGTCCTCGTCCGTGGCGGAGACACCCGGTTCGACAACGTCACCGACGCCCGGCTCCCGGTCACCCCGCCCGGTCCGGGCACATCACCGCCCCGCGGCTCCGCTGCCCGGGGCGCGACCGGGAAACTTTGA
- a CDS encoding MFS transporter: MTAPAETPPLSPQTIAARVERINVWSLSYLFIGIIGVGFLFTFYDIFDINVSFVQTCVQIKPGCTPEKALDALTVPVVLNLAGYVIGTLVLSPIADTIGRRNMLLVTMLITGVGSLYNALAPGYDNFVIARVITGIGIGADLAIVNTYLGEVAPRRGRARYTAVIFTMSALGAFFGIWGGLLLTTPSEHWPLGLPFALAGPSFENGWRWMYGVGALLALIAILLRFELPESPRWLAGRGRLEEADAVVTAMEERASRHGPLAEPVPVDEEEVRPVRQVPALSTYRELFTDPRYVRRIIILLLMWFTGYVTVYGFSSGFTSVLTVLKYPPPEAGVITAMGVFGFLIQGVFTSFFVERLERRHWLPIGAVLTLVGAVLVAEAGTTIAIAFIGSMLIFFGFNLWVSPAYALTSESFPTRARTTGFGLVDGIGHLGGGIGVLLIAPYVKDLSVLGALLLISSFLVVAAVVGQFTEHTRDRELDVISP, from the coding sequence ATGACGGCACCTGCCGAAACGCCCCCTTTGTCACCTCAGACGATCGCCGCCCGCGTCGAACGCATCAACGTGTGGTCCCTGTCGTATCTCTTCATCGGGATCATCGGCGTGGGCTTTCTGTTCACCTTCTACGACATCTTCGACATCAACGTCTCCTTCGTGCAGACGTGCGTGCAGATCAAGCCCGGCTGTACGCCCGAAAAGGCGCTGGACGCCCTCACCGTCCCGGTCGTGCTCAACCTCGCCGGGTACGTCATCGGCACACTCGTGCTCAGCCCGATCGCCGACACCATCGGCCGCCGGAACATGCTGCTGGTCACGATGCTCATCACCGGGGTCGGCTCGCTCTACAACGCCCTCGCCCCGGGCTATGACAACTTCGTCATCGCCCGCGTGATCACCGGCATCGGCATCGGCGCCGACCTGGCCATCGTCAACACCTACCTCGGCGAGGTCGCGCCCCGGCGCGGCCGGGCACGCTACACGGCCGTCATCTTCACGATGTCGGCGCTGGGGGCGTTCTTCGGCATCTGGGGCGGCCTGCTGCTGACCACGCCGTCCGAGCACTGGCCGCTCGGCCTGCCGTTCGCGCTGGCCGGGCCCTCGTTCGAGAACGGCTGGCGCTGGATGTACGGCGTCGGCGCGCTGCTCGCCCTCATCGCCATCCTGCTCCGTTTCGAGCTGCCCGAGTCACCCCGCTGGCTGGCCGGGCGAGGCCGCCTCGAAGAGGCCGACGCCGTGGTCACCGCGATGGAGGAGCGTGCGAGCAGGCACGGGCCGCTGGCCGAGCCGGTACCGGTGGACGAGGAGGAGGTCCGGCCCGTACGGCAGGTGCCCGCGTTGTCCACGTACCGCGAGCTGTTCACCGACCCGCGCTACGTCCGCCGGATCATCATCCTGCTGCTCATGTGGTTCACCGGGTACGTCACCGTGTACGGCTTCTCCAGCGGTTTCACCTCCGTGCTCACCGTGCTGAAGTACCCGCCGCCGGAGGCCGGGGTGATCACCGCGATGGGGGTCTTCGGCTTCCTGATCCAGGGCGTCTTCACGTCGTTCTTCGTGGAGAGGCTCGAACGCCGTCACTGGCTGCCGATCGGCGCCGTGCTCACTCTCGTCGGCGCGGTCCTGGTCGCCGAGGCCGGCACCACGATCGCGATCGCCTTCATCGGGTCGATGCTCATCTTCTTCGGCTTCAACCTGTGGGTGTCGCCGGCGTACGCGCTGACGTCCGAATCCTTCCCGACCCGGGCCCGCACGACGGGCTTCGGCCTGGTGGACGGCATCGGGCACCTCGGCGGCGGGATCGGCGTGCTGCTGATCGCGCCGTACGTCAAGGACCTGTCGGTGCTGGGCGCGCTGCTGCTGATCTCGTCGTTCCTGGTGGTGGCGGCGGTCGTCGGGCAGTTCACCGAGCACACGCGGGACCGCGAGCTGGACGTGATCTCACCCTGA
- a CDS encoding TetR/AcrR family transcriptional regulator, protein MAGRAGLTTERLVQAGAELADEVGFDHVTVSALARRFDVKVASLYSHVKSSQDLKTKIALLALEELADRVAAALAGRAGKDALTAFGCVYRDYAREHPGRYAAAQLRLDPETAAASAGGRHAQMTRAILRGYDLTEPDQTHAVRLLGSVFHGYVSLEMGGGFSHSAPGTQETWSWILDHLEALLRNRPVP, encoded by the coding sequence ATGGCAGGGCGCGCGGGACTGACCACGGAACGCCTGGTCCAGGCAGGGGCCGAGCTCGCCGACGAGGTCGGCTTCGACCACGTGACCGTGTCGGCGCTCGCCAGGCGGTTCGATGTCAAGGTCGCGAGTCTGTACTCCCATGTGAAGAGCTCCCAGGACCTCAAGACCAAGATCGCCCTGCTGGCGCTGGAGGAACTCGCCGACCGGGTCGCCGCCGCCCTCGCCGGGCGCGCCGGCAAGGACGCCCTGACCGCCTTCGGATGTGTCTACCGCGACTACGCACGGGAGCATCCCGGCCGTTACGCCGCGGCACAACTCCGCCTCGACCCGGAGACGGCGGCGGCGAGTGCCGGGGGCAGGCATGCGCAGATGACCCGGGCGATCCTGCGCGGCTACGACCTGACGGAGCCGGACCAGACACACGCCGTCCGGCTGCTGGGCAGCGTCTTCCACGGCTACGTCAGCCTGGAGATGGGGGGAGGGTTCAGCCACAGCGCCCCCGGCACGCAGGAGACCTGGTCATGGATCCTGGATCACCTCGAGGCCCTGCTACGAAACCGGCCCGTCCCCTGA
- a CDS encoding FBP domain-containing protein: MRPLTEQEIRTAFVNCTKGEAKRLSVPRGLADRPWEDLDYLGWRDPQAPDRAYLVTELDGRLRAVALRCPRPASWRLRRTMCSVCLATHTGGVSLMVAPKAGKAGQQGNSVGIYICSDLACSLYVRGKKHLDPGARLPESLTLEEKIQRTVTNIAAFVVKVTA; the protein is encoded by the coding sequence ATGAGGCCGCTTACCGAGCAAGAGATCCGTACCGCGTTCGTGAACTGCACCAAGGGCGAGGCGAAGCGCCTGTCCGTCCCGCGCGGTCTGGCCGACCGGCCCTGGGAGGACCTGGACTATCTCGGCTGGCGTGATCCTCAGGCCCCCGACCGCGCCTACCTCGTCACCGAGCTGGACGGCCGCCTGCGCGCCGTCGCGCTGCGCTGCCCCCGCCCCGCCTCCTGGCGGCTACGGCGCACGATGTGCTCGGTGTGCCTGGCCACCCACACCGGCGGCGTGTCCCTGATGGTCGCCCCGAAGGCGGGGAAGGCCGGACAGCAGGGCAACTCGGTGGGCATCTACATCTGCAGCGACCTCGCCTGCTCGCTGTACGTGCGCGGTAAGAAGCACCTGGACCCCGGCGCACGGCTCCCCGAGTCGCTCACCCTGGAGGAGAAGATCCAGCGGACCGTGACGAACATCGCCGCGTTCGTCGTCAAGGTGACCGCGTGA
- the recQ gene encoding DNA helicase RecQ — translation MDAPEYGDASQVLRRIFGYDEFREGQQEIIEHVVAGGDALVLMPTGGGKSLCYQIPSLVRKGTGVVISPLIALMQDQVDALRALGVRAGFLNSTLDFDEQRTVEATFRAGELDLLYLAPERLRLESTQRLLDAGDVSLFAIDEAHCVSQWGHDFRPDYLALSALHERWPDVPRIALTATATPATHAEIASRLRLDDARHFVASFDRPNIQYRIAPKDEPKRQLLELLRTEHPGDAGIVYCLSRNSVEKIAAFLAENGITAIPYHAGLDAQTRAANQSRFLREDGVIIVATIAFGMGIDKPDVRFVAHLDLPKSVEGYYQETGRAGRDGLPSTAWLAYGLQDVVQLRKLIDTSEGDDAHRRLQGAHLDSMLALCETVECRRVRLLAYFGQESKACGNCDTCLTPPESWDGTVAAQKVLSAVYRLDRERRQRFGAGHVIDILVGKKTPKVIQFDHDGLSVFGVGADLSAGEWRGVVRQLLARGLLAVQPDHGTLALTETSGAVLRRELEVPMRREPERRAAKLKAARVAKTAPAAADLSEEATAIFERLRAWRSATAKEQGVPPYVVFHDKTLREVATLHPSSLGELGTVNGVGENKLAKYGQQILDTLAEI, via the coding sequence ATGGACGCTCCCGAGTACGGCGACGCGTCGCAGGTGCTGCGGCGGATCTTCGGCTATGACGAGTTCCGCGAGGGACAGCAGGAGATCATCGAGCACGTCGTGGCCGGTGGCGACGCGCTCGTGCTCATGCCCACGGGCGGCGGCAAGTCCCTGTGCTACCAGATCCCCTCGCTCGTGCGAAAAGGCACCGGCGTCGTCATCTCCCCGCTCATCGCGCTGATGCAGGACCAGGTCGACGCGCTGCGGGCACTGGGCGTACGCGCCGGGTTCCTCAACTCCACGCTCGACTTCGACGAGCAGCGCACGGTCGAGGCGACGTTCCGCGCCGGCGAGCTGGACCTTCTCTACCTCGCGCCCGAGCGGCTGCGGCTGGAGTCGACGCAACGGCTGCTCGACGCCGGCGACGTGTCGCTGTTCGCCATCGACGAGGCGCACTGCGTCTCCCAGTGGGGGCACGACTTCCGGCCCGACTACCTCGCGCTGTCCGCACTGCACGAGCGCTGGCCGGACGTGCCGCGGATCGCCCTCACCGCGACCGCGACCCCGGCCACGCACGCGGAGATCGCCTCCCGTCTGCGGCTCGACGACGCACGTCACTTCGTGGCGAGCTTCGACCGGCCCAACATCCAATACCGCATCGCGCCGAAGGACGAGCCCAAGCGCCAGCTCCTGGAGCTGCTGCGCACCGAGCATCCCGGTGACGCGGGCATCGTCTACTGCCTCTCGCGCAACTCCGTCGAAAAGATCGCCGCGTTCCTGGCGGAGAACGGCATCACCGCGATCCCGTACCACGCGGGCCTCGACGCCCAGACCCGCGCGGCGAACCAGTCGCGTTTCCTGCGTGAGGACGGCGTCATCATCGTCGCCACCATCGCGTTCGGCATGGGCATCGACAAGCCGGACGTGCGTTTCGTGGCCCACCTCGACCTGCCCAAGTCGGTCGAGGGCTACTACCAGGAGACCGGCCGCGCCGGCCGTGACGGCCTCCCGTCCACGGCCTGGCTCGCGTACGGGCTGCAGGACGTCGTCCAGCTGCGCAAGCTGATCGACACCTCCGAGGGCGACGACGCCCACCGCCGCCTGCAGGGCGCGCACCTGGACTCGATGCTGGCGCTGTGCGAGACGGTCGAGTGCCGGCGCGTGCGGTTGCTCGCCTATTTCGGCCAGGAGAGCAAGGCGTGCGGCAACTGCGACACCTGCCTGACACCCCCGGAGTCATGGGACGGCACGGTCGCCGCGCAGAAGGTCCTGTCGGCCGTCTACCGGCTGGACCGTGAGCGCCGTCAGCGGTTCGGCGCCGGCCATGTGATCGACATCCTGGTCGGCAAAAAGACGCCCAAGGTGATCCAGTTCGACCACGACGGCCTGAGCGTGTTCGGCGTCGGCGCGGACCTGAGCGCCGGTGAGTGGCGCGGCGTCGTGCGCCAGCTGCTGGCGCGGGGCCTGCTGGCCGTCCAGCCCGACCACGGCACGCTGGCCCTGACCGAGACCAGTGGCGCCGTGCTGCGCCGCGAGCTCGAGGTGCCGATGCGCCGCGAGCCCGAGCGCCGGGCCGCCAAGCTCAAGGCCGCCAGGGTCGCCAAGACGGCGCCCGCCGCGGCCGACCTGTCGGAGGAGGCGACCGCGATCTTCGAAAGGCTCCGCGCGTGGCGTTCGGCCACCGCGAAGGAGCAGGGTGTCCCGCCCTACGTCGTGTTCCACGACAAGACGCTCCGCGAGGTCGCCACCCTGCATCCGTCATCGCTCGGCGAGCTCGGCACGGTCAACGGCGTCGGCGAGAACAAACTCGCGAAGTACGGCCAGCAGATTCTGGACACCCTCGCCGAGATTTGA
- a CDS encoding ATP-binding protein, producing MRKAMDYVPRRAAELIGEALADTRVVVVNGARQVGKSTLAEVVLRHDPNGVARFLDDPVTRAAATEDPVRFVRHDGLMLIDEVQRVPDLWLAIKHLVDRDPRPGRFLLTGSARLLALRSLPDTLPGRSETIELWPLSQGEIEGAPDGFVDAAFTHGADMRAGPSALLRKDYLMRAARGGYPEARRRESPLRRRRFFEGYLADLLSRDVKQVADIEKAGDMRRLVALLAAQTSGLLNVNRLAGELSITAPTVRSYIEILETVYLVRLIPAWSANRGVAAPKVIFVDPGLAGHLTAGAVTDASLGGHLENFVLGELARQLTWADTPVRLYHYRDRDQYEVDGVLEDNAGQVVGVEVKAAETVRADDFRGLKRLQRRLGPRFRAGFVLYCGTDSLSFGDGLTCLPISALWTTEAGRAPGA from the coding sequence GTGCGCAAGGCGATGGACTACGTGCCCCGGAGGGCGGCCGAGCTGATCGGCGAGGCGCTCGCCGACACCCGCGTCGTCGTGGTGAACGGTGCCCGTCAGGTCGGCAAGAGCACTCTGGCCGAGGTCGTCCTCAGACACGATCCGAACGGCGTCGCACGGTTCCTCGACGATCCGGTCACGCGTGCCGCCGCCACCGAGGATCCCGTCCGGTTCGTCCGGCACGACGGGCTGATGCTCATCGACGAGGTGCAGCGCGTCCCCGACCTCTGGCTGGCGATCAAGCATCTGGTCGACCGTGACCCGCGCCCCGGGCGGTTCCTGCTGACCGGGTCCGCACGGCTGCTCGCGCTGCGCAGCCTGCCCGACACCCTTCCCGGCCGCTCGGAGACCATCGAGCTGTGGCCCCTGTCCCAAGGAGAGATCGAGGGTGCGCCCGACGGTTTCGTGGACGCGGCCTTCACCCACGGCGCCGATATGCGGGCCGGGCCGTCCGCGCTGCTGCGCAAGGACTACCTCATGCGGGCGGCGCGCGGTGGCTATCCGGAGGCGCGACGCCGTGAGTCACCGCTGCGCCGGCGGAGGTTCTTCGAGGGCTACCTCGCCGATCTGCTGAGCCGTGACGTCAAGCAGGTGGCCGACATCGAGAAGGCCGGTGACATGCGCCGGCTCGTCGCGTTGCTCGCCGCGCAGACGAGCGGGCTGCTCAACGTCAACCGTCTCGCCGGCGAGCTCAGCATCACGGCGCCGACGGTCCGCAGTTACATCGAGATCCTGGAGACCGTCTACCTCGTCCGGCTCATCCCCGCGTGGTCGGCGAACCGCGGGGTCGCCGCGCCCAAGGTCATCTTCGTCGACCCCGGGCTGGCCGGCCACCTGACGGCGGGCGCGGTCACCGACGCGTCCCTCGGCGGTCACCTGGAGAACTTCGTCCTCGGTGAGCTGGCGCGGCAGCTCACCTGGGCGGACACGCCCGTCCGCCTCTACCACTACCGGGACCGGGACCAGTACGAGGTGGACGGCGTTCTCGAGGACAACGCGGGCCAGGTCGTCGGCGTCGAGGTGAAGGCCGCCGAGACCGTACGCGCCGATGACTTCCGCGGCTTGAAACGGCTCCAGCGGCGGCTTGGACCGCGATTCCGCGCCGGGTTCGTTCTCTACTGCGGCACCGACTCGCTCAGCTTCGGCGACGGCCTGACCTGCCTGCCGATCTCCGCGCTGTGGACGACCGAGGCCGGGCGAGCGCCCGGCGCGTAG
- a CDS encoding oxidoreductase, which produces MTNITAAAGGDFVMGGDLRVHRMGFGAMRLPAGGFDGPPRDPSTGMAVLRRAVELGVNHIDTAGFYERGGVSASDLIRRALAPYGEELVIATKVGPLRGPDGVPTGQATPEQLRGLVEDDLRLLGVDRLDLVYLRIGGLSVPGGESLADRFAVLAAMREEGLIRHLGLSNVDVAQLAEARTVAPVVAVQNHFHVQHLDDRELLRQCAELGVAYAPFFPLGGGFSPIDAERVAKVAARHGATNAQVALAWLLAISPVMLAIPGTGSPEHLEENIAAAGLELTEEDLADLEG; this is translated from the coding sequence ATGACGAACATCACGGCCGCCGCGGGCGGCGACTTCGTAATGGGTGGTGACCTGCGGGTCCACAGGATGGGTTTCGGCGCGATGCGTCTTCCGGCCGGCGGGTTCGACGGGCCGCCACGGGACCCGAGCACGGGAATGGCGGTGCTGCGTCGCGCGGTGGAGCTCGGCGTGAACCACATCGACACGGCAGGCTTCTATGAGCGGGGCGGCGTCAGCGCGAGCGACCTGATCCGGCGGGCGCTCGCCCCGTACGGGGAGGAGCTCGTGATCGCGACGAAGGTCGGGCCGCTGCGAGGCCCGGACGGCGTCCCTACGGGTCAGGCGACGCCCGAGCAGCTGCGTGGCCTGGTGGAGGATGATCTGCGGCTGCTCGGGGTGGACCGGCTGGACCTGGTGTACCTGCGGATCGGCGGCCTGTCGGTGCCGGGCGGGGAGTCTCTGGCCGACCGGTTCGCCGTGCTCGCCGCCATGCGCGAGGAGGGGCTGATCCGCCATCTGGGGCTCAGCAATGTGGACGTCGCCCAGCTCGCCGAGGCCCGCACGGTGGCCCCCGTCGTCGCCGTGCAGAACCACTTCCACGTGCAGCACCTGGACGACAGGGAGCTGCTCCGGCAGTGCGCGGAACTCGGCGTGGCGTATGCGCCGTTCTTCCCGCTCGGCGGTGGGTTCAGCCCGATCGACGCGGAACGGGTGGCGAAGGTCGCGGCACGCCACGGGGCGACGAACGCTCAGGTGGCGTTGGCATGGCTGCTCGCCATCTCGCCGGTCATGCTCGCCATCCCGGGCACCGGCTCGCCGGAGCACCTGGAGGAGAACATCGCCGCGGCCGGCCTGGAACTGACCGAGGAGGACCTGGCCGACCTCGAAGGCTAG
- a CDS encoding helix-turn-helix domain-containing protein — protein MRGWNGRDIEVFLVLAQELHFARTAQRLRVAPASVSQTIKKPERRFGAPLFTSGPPAGWT, from the coding sequence ATGAGGGGATGGAACGGCAGGGACATCGAGGTGTTCCTCGTGCTGGCCCAGGAACTGCACTTCGCCCGCACCGCACAGCGCCTGCGTGTGGCCCCGGCCTCGGTCAGTCAGACGATCAAGAAACCCGAGCGCCGGTTCGGGGCGCCCCTGTTCACGTCAGGACCACCCGCCGGGTGGACCTGA